One genomic window of Cupriavidus oxalaticus includes the following:
- the glmS gene encoding glutamine--fructose-6-phosphate transaminase (isomerizing) → MCGIVGAVSTRNIVPVLIEGLRRLEYRGYDSCGVAVVRDDAVERARTVSRVADLDAQTQASGLSGFTGVAHTRWATHGKPDTVNAHPHLSGETIALVHNGIIENYEPLREELRAVGYGFESQTDTEVVAHLIHQAYTYPSSATRGDLFASVRAVTKRLHGAYAIAVFAKDQPGVVVGARAGSPLVVALGENEAFLASDALAVAGTANRIIYLEEGDVVEISLDGVVIHDAQDHAVEREARLVEAHAASVELGPYRHFMQKEIFEQPRALGDTLEGVESITPALFGDNAAEVFAGIDSVLILACGTSYYSGCTAKYWLESIAKIPTQVEVASEYRYRDTVPNPRALVVVISQSGETADTMAALRHARALGHVHTLSICNVATSAMVRETELRFLTRAGTEIGVASTKAFTTQLAALYMLTLALAKVRGLLTEEAEARDLANLRHLPAALHGVLALEPQIIAWSEDFARRENALFLGRGLHYPIALEGALKLKEISYIHAEAYPAGELKHGPLALVTEAMPVVTVAPNDALLEKLKSNIQEVRARGGRLYVFADSDTQIQSSDGIQVIRMPEHYGDLSPILHVVPLQLLAYHTACARGTDVDKPRNLAKSVTVE, encoded by the coding sequence ATGTGTGGCATCGTCGGCGCGGTTTCGACGCGCAATATCGTTCCGGTCCTGATCGAGGGGCTGCGCCGCCTGGAATACCGCGGCTATGACTCGTGCGGCGTCGCCGTCGTGCGCGACGATGCGGTCGAGCGCGCGCGCACCGTGTCGCGCGTGGCCGACCTGGATGCGCAGACGCAGGCTTCGGGCCTGTCCGGCTTCACCGGCGTGGCGCATACGCGCTGGGCCACCCATGGCAAGCCCGATACCGTCAACGCCCACCCGCACCTGTCGGGCGAGACCATCGCGCTGGTGCATAACGGCATCATCGAGAACTATGAGCCGCTGCGCGAGGAACTGCGCGCGGTCGGCTACGGCTTCGAGTCGCAGACTGACACCGAAGTCGTCGCGCACCTGATCCACCAGGCCTACACCTATCCCAGCAGCGCCACCCGCGGCGACCTGTTTGCCTCGGTGCGCGCCGTTACCAAGCGCCTGCACGGCGCCTATGCCATCGCCGTGTTCGCCAAGGACCAGCCCGGCGTGGTGGTCGGCGCCCGCGCCGGCTCGCCGCTGGTGGTGGCGCTGGGCGAGAACGAGGCCTTCCTCGCGTCCGACGCGCTCGCCGTGGCCGGCACCGCGAACCGCATCATCTACCTCGAAGAGGGCGATGTGGTCGAGATCTCGCTCGACGGCGTCGTCATCCATGACGCGCAGGACCACGCGGTCGAGCGTGAAGCGCGCCTGGTCGAGGCCCATGCCGCATCCGTCGAGCTGGGGCCGTACCGCCACTTCATGCAGAAGGAAATCTTCGAGCAGCCGCGCGCGCTGGGCGACACGCTGGAGGGCGTGGAAAGCATCACGCCGGCGCTGTTCGGCGACAACGCCGCCGAGGTCTTCGCCGGCATCGACAGCGTGCTGATCCTGGCCTGCGGCACCAGCTACTATTCCGGCTGCACAGCCAAGTACTGGCTCGAAAGCATCGCCAAGATCCCGACACAGGTCGAGGTCGCCAGCGAATACCGCTATCGCGACACCGTGCCCAATCCGCGCGCGCTGGTGGTGGTGATCTCGCAATCCGGCGAAACCGCCGACACCATGGCCGCGCTGCGCCACGCGCGCGCGCTCGGCCACGTGCATACGCTGTCGATCTGCAACGTTGCCACCAGCGCCATGGTGCGCGAGACCGAACTGCGCTTCCTGACCCGTGCCGGCACCGAGATCGGCGTGGCCTCGACCAAGGCCTTCACCACGCAGCTGGCCGCGCTGTACATGCTGACGCTGGCGCTGGCCAAGGTGCGCGGCCTGCTGACCGAGGAAGCCGAGGCCAGGGACCTGGCCAACCTGCGCCACCTGCCGGCCGCGCTGCACGGCGTGCTGGCGCTGGAGCCGCAGATCATCGCCTGGTCCGAAGACTTTGCGCGCCGCGAGAACGCGCTGTTCCTGGGCCGCGGCCTGCACTACCCGATCGCACTCGAAGGCGCGCTCAAGCTCAAGGAAATCTCGTACATCCACGCCGAGGCGTATCCGGCCGGCGAACTGAAGCACGGCCCGCTGGCGCTGGTGACCGAAGCGATGCCGGTGGTCACGGTCGCGCCCAACGATGCGCTGCTGGAAAAGCTGAAGTCCAACATCCAGGAAGTGCGCGCGCGCGGCGGCCGCCTCTATGTGTTCGCCGACAGCGATACGCAGATCCAGTCGTCGGACGGCATCCAGGTGATCCGCATGCCCGAGCACTATGGCGACCTGTCGCCGATCCTGCACGTGGTGCCGCTGCAGCTGCTCGCGTATCACACGGCATGCGCTCGCGGGACCGACGTGGACAAGCCGCGCAACCTGGCGAAGTCGGTGACGGTGGAGTAA
- a CDS encoding SphA family protein, producing MPTKTARRLLATLAPALPLLGAATSAGATEGALGRPVTGTSVTPNAGIVSPEPILAVNLGEIYLDGSVGGSRSVPIGGKAALDVDGKVAFTLATVMKVWDTGPGAWNFASSFTLPYVWTKVTANAGIGGVSASTQDTASNLFDIYFTPLIAGYHFSKTEHVALSLNIWAPTGKYDPNALANPSLNNWTFIPQVAYTRLFPEHGLEFDAVAGLQFYTRNNATDYQNAPLFTLDTMLLKRFANGAGVGLIAGTTQQLGDDSGPLADRLNGFRGHDWALGPIVTYDTKIGAKSHLSMSLRWVPTIASKNRLDSTSTFMGTAAIVF from the coding sequence ATGCCAACCAAGACCGCCAGGCGGCTGCTCGCTACCCTGGCTCCAGCCCTGCCGCTGCTGGGCGCGGCAACCAGTGCCGGCGCTACCGAAGGCGCGCTCGGCCGGCCCGTCACCGGGACCAGCGTCACGCCCAATGCCGGCATCGTCTCGCCCGAACCCATCCTGGCGGTCAACCTCGGCGAGATCTACCTAGACGGATCGGTCGGCGGCAGCCGCAGCGTGCCGATTGGCGGCAAGGCAGCGCTGGATGTCGACGGCAAGGTCGCCTTCACGCTGGCAACCGTGATGAAGGTCTGGGACACCGGGCCCGGCGCGTGGAACTTTGCCTCCAGCTTCACGCTGCCTTACGTGTGGACCAAGGTCACGGCCAATGCCGGCATCGGCGGCGTCAGCGCCAGCACCCAGGACACCGCGTCGAACCTGTTCGACATCTATTTCACGCCGCTGATCGCCGGCTACCACTTCTCCAAGACCGAACACGTGGCGCTGAGCCTGAACATCTGGGCGCCGACCGGCAAGTACGATCCCAACGCACTGGCCAATCCCAGCCTGAACAACTGGACCTTTATCCCGCAGGTGGCCTACACCCGGCTGTTCCCCGAGCACGGGCTCGAATTCGATGCGGTGGCCGGGCTCCAGTTCTACACGCGCAACAACGCCACCGATTACCAGAACGCGCCGCTGTTCACGCTCGACACGATGCTGCTCAAGCGCTTCGCCAACGGCGCCGGCGTGGGCCTGATCGCCGGCACCACGCAGCAGCTGGGCGACGACAGCGGTCCGCTGGCCGACCGCCTCAACGGCTTCCGCGGCCATGACTGGGCGCTCGGGCCGATCGTCACCTACGACACCAAGATCGGCGCGAAAAGCCACCTGTCGATGAGCCTGCGCTGGGTGCCGACCATTGCCAGCAAGAACCGGCTCGACAGCACCAGCACGTTCATGGGGACGGCGGCGATCGTGTTCTGA
- a CDS encoding aspartate aminotransferase family protein, which yields MDAAKTVIPDLDALWMPFTANRQYKAAPRLLASASGMYYTTHDGRQILDGCAGLWCVAAGHCRKEIADAVARQAATLDYAPPFQMGHPLSFEAATKVAAVMPQGLDRIFFTNSGSESVDTALKIALAYHRARGEGQRTRFIGRERGYHGVGFGGMAVGGIGPNRKAYSANLMPGTDHLPATLNIAEAAFSRGQPQWGAHLADELERILALHDPANVAAVIVEPLAGSAGVLVPPLGYLEKLREITSKHGILLIFDEVITAFGRLGAATAAERFNVTPDLITMAKAINNAAVPMGAVAVRREVHDAVVNAAAPGTIELLHGYTYSGHPLAAAAAVATLDLYQRENLFGRAAELSPVFEAAVHSVRGAPHVKDIRNFGMVAGIELEPRPGQPGARAYEAFLKCLELGVLVRYTGDILAFSPPLIISEAQIGELFDTVKKALQDIK from the coding sequence ATGGACGCCGCCAAGACCGTGATTCCCGATCTCGATGCCCTGTGGATGCCCTTCACCGCCAACCGCCAGTACAAGGCGGCGCCGCGCCTGCTCGCGTCGGCAAGCGGCATGTACTACACCACCCACGACGGCCGCCAGATCCTGGATGGTTGCGCCGGCCTCTGGTGCGTGGCCGCGGGCCACTGCCGCAAGGAAATCGCCGACGCCGTCGCGCGCCAGGCGGCAACGCTGGACTATGCGCCGCCGTTCCAGATGGGCCACCCGCTGTCGTTCGAGGCCGCCACCAAAGTGGCCGCGGTCATGCCGCAGGGACTGGACCGCATCTTCTTCACCAACTCGGGTTCGGAGTCGGTCGACACCGCGCTGAAGATCGCGCTGGCGTACCACCGCGCGCGCGGCGAAGGCCAGCGCACCCGCTTTATCGGCCGCGAGCGCGGCTACCACGGCGTTGGCTTTGGCGGCATGGCGGTGGGCGGCATCGGCCCGAACCGCAAGGCCTACTCGGCCAACCTGATGCCGGGCACGGATCACCTGCCGGCTACGCTCAACATCGCCGAGGCCGCCTTCTCCAGGGGCCAGCCGCAATGGGGCGCGCATCTCGCCGACGAGCTGGAGCGCATCCTTGCGCTGCATGACCCGGCCAACGTCGCCGCCGTGATCGTCGAGCCGCTGGCCGGCTCCGCCGGCGTGCTGGTGCCGCCGCTCGGCTACCTGGAAAAACTGCGCGAGATCACCAGCAAGCACGGCATCCTGCTGATTTTCGATGAAGTGATCACCGCCTTCGGCCGCCTCGGCGCGGCCACCGCAGCCGAGCGCTTCAACGTGACGCCGGACCTGATCACCATGGCCAAGGCGATCAACAACGCGGCGGTGCCGATGGGCGCCGTGGCGGTGCGCCGCGAAGTGCACGATGCCGTAGTCAATGCTGCCGCGCCGGGCACGATCGAGCTGCTGCATGGCTACACCTACTCCGGCCACCCGCTGGCCGCCGCCGCTGCCGTGGCCACGCTCGACCTGTACCAGCGCGAGAACCTGTTCGGCCGCGCGGCCGAGCTGTCGCCGGTGTTCGAGGCGGCGGTGCACAGCGTGCGCGGCGCGCCACACGTGAAGGACATCCGCAACTTCGGCATGGTGGCCGGGATCGAGCTGGAGCCGCGTCCGGGCCAGCCCGGCGCGCGGGCCTACGAGGCCTTCCTCAAGTGCCTGGAGCTGGGCGTGCTGGTGCGCTACACCGGCGACATCCTGGCGTTCTCGCCGCCGCTGATCATCTCGGAAGCGCAGATCGGCGAACTGTTCGATACGGTGAAGAAAGCGCTGCAGGACATCAAATAA
- a CDS encoding LysR family transcriptional regulator, which yields MGLRQLHHFVTLVEQGSFARAAAALHLSQPALTRSIQALEADLGTLVDRSYGKVRPTAAGTLVLERARRMLRESRELRRDLQLLDEVEIGEVRAGFGPFAASFLLDPVLEALVRRYPRLRIDVETADTTTMLRALEAERLDVFVGESRSLAQFGHLQIERLPALETGFFVRAAHPLAHQGDISLASLRDYPVAGPRLPAHIRQFFREAMQAAGSGAADDDSTGLLTATCNDMHALRALMLSGDAVALVPVAMMADACAQGTAVPLQMRPRHDLRAQYGIVSLAGHTPSPATRAFVAQVHAALADYPAAESGAVPVH from the coding sequence ATGGGCCTGCGCCAGCTGCATCACTTCGTCACCCTGGTCGAACAAGGCAGCTTCGCGCGCGCGGCCGCGGCGCTGCACCTGTCGCAACCGGCACTGACGCGCAGCATCCAGGCGCTGGAGGCCGACCTCGGCACACTGGTCGACCGCAGCTACGGCAAGGTTCGTCCCACCGCCGCCGGCACGCTGGTGCTGGAACGCGCGCGCCGGATGCTGCGCGAAAGCCGCGAACTGCGCCGCGACCTGCAACTGCTGGACGAAGTGGAGATCGGCGAGGTCCGCGCCGGCTTCGGACCGTTCGCGGCATCGTTCCTGCTCGACCCGGTACTGGAAGCGCTGGTACGGCGCTATCCGCGCCTGCGCATCGACGTGGAGACCGCCGACACCACCACCATGCTGCGCGCGCTGGAAGCCGAGCGCCTCGATGTCTTCGTCGGCGAAAGCCGCAGCCTGGCCCAGTTCGGCCACTTGCAGATCGAGCGCCTGCCCGCGCTGGAGACCGGCTTCTTCGTGCGCGCCGCGCACCCGCTGGCGCATCAAGGCGATATCAGCCTTGCCAGCCTGCGCGACTATCCCGTGGCCGGTCCGCGGCTGCCGGCCCATATCCGGCAGTTCTTCCGAGAGGCGATGCAGGCCGCCGGCAGCGGCGCGGCCGATGACGACAGCACCGGCCTGCTTACCGCCACCTGCAATGACATGCACGCGCTGCGCGCGCTGATGCTGTCCGGCGATGCCGTCGCGCTGGTGCCGGTGGCGATGATGGCCGACGCGTGCGCGCAAGGCACGGCCGTGCCGCTGCAGATGCGCCCGCGCCACGACCTGCGCGCGCAGTACGGGATCGTGTCGCTGGCCGGGCATACGCCGTCGCCGGCAACGCGCGCATTCGTGGCCCAGGTGCACGCGGCACTGGCGGACTACCCGGCGGCAGAGTCTGGCGCCGTACCGGTTCACTAG
- a CDS encoding Bug family tripartite tricarboxylate transporter substrate binding protein, producing the protein MKRRAWLALAISGLSLSLGLPAVAQTYPAKPIRLVVPYVAGGGTDTIARAMGEKLSKRLGQPVVVENKAGASGIIGTDAVAKAAPDGYTLLMTLTQSVLTNQFLFEKLPYDPRKDLTMISVLADAQLVLVAHPSVPARTPRELGDYARAQAGKATYASWGVGSLSHLSGAYLSKLTRGNATHVPYKGEAPMLQDLLGGQVQFGFASILTARPYIESGKLKALAVTGTQRSSALPAMPTFAELGMQDSAFKTVGWIGLVAPVGVPAPILARLESEVKAILQTPDMQARMVALGLRTVGSSPAEAQALYARDWPVLKTLVADSGARLD; encoded by the coding sequence ATGAAACGACGCGCATGGCTCGCGCTCGCAATCAGCGGGCTTTCGCTCAGCCTCGGCCTGCCGGCCGTGGCACAGACCTATCCGGCCAAGCCGATCCGCCTGGTGGTGCCCTACGTGGCCGGCGGCGGCACCGACACCATCGCCCGCGCGATGGGCGAGAAGCTCAGCAAGCGGCTGGGCCAGCCGGTGGTCGTGGAGAACAAGGCCGGCGCGTCCGGCATCATCGGCACTGATGCCGTGGCCAAGGCGGCGCCGGACGGCTACACGCTGCTGATGACGCTGACGCAGTCGGTGCTCACCAACCAGTTCCTGTTCGAGAAGCTGCCGTACGACCCGCGCAAGGACCTGACCATGATCAGCGTGCTGGCCGACGCGCAGCTGGTGCTGGTGGCGCACCCGTCGGTGCCGGCACGCACGCCGCGCGAGCTGGGCGACTATGCCCGCGCCCAGGCCGGCAAGGCTACCTATGCCTCATGGGGCGTGGGCTCGCTGTCGCACCTGAGCGGCGCCTACCTCAGCAAGCTCACCCGCGGCAACGCCACCCACGTGCCCTACAAGGGCGAGGCACCGATGCTGCAGGACCTGCTCGGCGGCCAGGTGCAGTTCGGCTTTGCCAGCATCCTGACGGCCAGGCCGTATATCGAGAGCGGCAAGCTCAAGGCGCTGGCCGTTACCGGCACGCAGCGCAGCAGCGCGCTGCCCGCGATGCCGACCTTTGCCGAGCTGGGCATGCAGGACAGCGCGTTCAAGACGGTAGGCTGGATCGGGCTGGTGGCCCCGGTCGGCGTGCCGGCGCCTATCCTGGCCAGGCTCGAAAGCGAGGTGAAGGCGATCCTGCAGACCCCCGACATGCAGGCGCGCATGGTCGCGCTGGGGCTGCGCACGGTAGGCAGCTCGCCGGCAGAGGCGCAGGCGCTGTATGCGCGCGACTGGCCGGTGCTGAAGACGCTGGTCGCGGATTCGGGCGCGCGGCTCGACTGA
- a CDS encoding PLP-dependent aminotransferase family protein, translating into MLTLNLTRSRRGGETLTEQIVAGIAALVEQRALRAGATLPSVRRFAQHHQVSTFTVAEAYGRLTALGYLAARPGSGYTVAHRHAPTGSARAPQWEAPGLNAAWLLSDVFADHSVPIKAGAGWLPGDWLNEEGLHQAMRASARVPAAQLSGYGHPYGFAPLREHIATGLGQYGIPLQAQQVVLTQGATQALDLVVRTLLRGGDTVLVESPCYCNLLQILRLAGLRVIGVPRSAAGLDTDALDDAIRAHAPRALFVNTVLQNPTGASLSSMNAFRVLQLAEQHRLLVVEDDIYRELAPAGSPMLAAMDGLSQVVYVNGFSKTITPSLRVGYLAASPDLAKAFARTKMAVGLTSSEVTERLVYSVLTSGHYGRHVAALAERLRAQQDLVTEKMEAHGLEVLLRPEGGMFAWARLCEDTQQRLQASRRGEPLSGNQLATLALEHGIWLAPGSYFEPDETDSPWIRFNVATGDAPQLWQFFDSLAQAPRAAAA; encoded by the coding sequence ATGCTGACCCTGAACCTGACCCGCAGCCGCCGCGGCGGCGAAACCCTGACTGAGCAGATCGTCGCCGGCATCGCCGCGCTGGTGGAGCAGCGCGCGCTGCGCGCCGGTGCCACGCTGCCGTCGGTACGCCGCTTTGCCCAGCACCACCAGGTCAGCACCTTCACCGTGGCCGAGGCCTACGGGCGGCTGACCGCACTGGGCTACCTGGCCGCGCGGCCGGGCTCCGGCTACACCGTGGCGCACCGTCACGCGCCCACCGGCAGCGCCCGTGCGCCGCAATGGGAAGCGCCGGGGCTGAACGCGGCCTGGCTGCTGTCGGATGTGTTCGCCGATCATTCCGTGCCGATCAAGGCCGGCGCCGGCTGGCTCCCGGGGGACTGGCTCAACGAGGAAGGCCTGCACCAGGCTATGCGCGCCTCGGCCCGGGTGCCTGCGGCGCAGTTGTCTGGCTACGGCCATCCGTATGGTTTCGCGCCGCTACGCGAGCATATCGCCACCGGCCTCGGCCAGTACGGCATCCCGCTGCAGGCGCAGCAGGTGGTGCTGACGCAGGGCGCGACCCAGGCGCTGGACCTGGTGGTGCGCACGCTGCTGCGCGGCGGCGACACCGTGCTGGTGGAATCGCCCTGCTACTGCAACCTGCTGCAGATCCTGCGGCTGGCGGGGCTGCGCGTCATCGGCGTGCCGCGTTCGGCGGCCGGGCTCGACACCGATGCGCTCGACGACGCGATCCGCGCCCACGCCCCGCGCGCCCTCTTCGTCAACACCGTGCTGCAGAACCCGACCGGCGCCAGCCTCAGCAGCATGAACGCCTTCCGCGTGCTGCAGCTCGCCGAGCAGCACCGGCTGCTGGTGGTGGAAGACGATATCTACCGCGAGCTGGCGCCGGCTGGCTCGCCGATGCTGGCGGCCATGGACGGGTTGTCGCAGGTGGTCTACGTCAATGGCTTTTCCAAGACCATCACGCCGTCGCTGCGCGTGGGCTACCTTGCCGCCAGCCCGGACCTGGCCAAGGCTTTCGCGCGGACCAAGATGGCGGTCGGGCTGACCTCGTCCGAAGTGACCGAGCGCCTGGTCTACTCGGTGCTGACCAGCGGCCACTACGGTCGCCACGTGGCCGCGCTGGCCGAGCGGCTGCGCGCGCAGCAGGACCTGGTGACGGAAAAGATGGAGGCGCACGGCCTGGAGGTGCTGCTGCGCCCCGAAGGCGGAATGTTCGCCTGGGCGCGGCTGTGCGAAGACACCCAGCAGCGGCTGCAGGCGAGCCGGCGCGGCGAGCCGCTGAGCGGCAACCAGCTGGCCACGCTGGCGCTGGAGCACGGCATCTGGCTGGCGCCGGGCTCGTACTTCGAGCCGGACGAGACCGACTCGCCGTGGATCCGCTTCAACGTGGCCACCGGCGACGCGCCGCAGCTGTGGCAGTTCTTTGACAGCCTGGCACAGGCGCCGCGTGCCGCGGCCGCCTGA
- a CDS encoding GNAT family N-acetyltransferase — protein MMKDLRIRAAMPSDAPAVGALLERCGLPTDDVFRVLEHFHVAILESRIIGCAAGEPFGQTVVIRSVAVLPEHRDQGVATHVVRAALMRARSNGLQRAVLLASSCPSYFARYGFTLVPASKLPQEVLSSGEFQRHTDTPPLCMWCELG, from the coding sequence ATGATGAAAGACCTGCGAATCCGGGCGGCGATGCCCTCGGACGCGCCAGCGGTGGGGGCGCTGCTAGAGCGCTGCGGCCTGCCGACCGACGATGTGTTCCGCGTGCTGGAGCACTTCCATGTGGCCATCCTCGAATCGAGGATCATCGGCTGCGCCGCCGGCGAGCCGTTCGGCCAGACCGTGGTGATCCGCTCGGTGGCGGTATTGCCCGAGCACCGCGACCAGGGCGTGGCGACGCATGTGGTGCGCGCCGCGCTGATGCGCGCGCGCTCGAATGGCCTGCAGCGCGCGGTGCTGCTGGCATCGAGTTGCCCGAGCTATTTCGCGCGCTACGGCTTTACGCTGGTGCCGGCATCGAAACTGCCGCAGGAGGTGCTGTCGTCCGGCGAATTCCAGCGGCACACCGATACGCCGCCGCTGTGCATGTGGTGCGAGCTGGGCTGA
- the dmeF gene encoding CDF family Co(II)/Ni(II) efflux transporter DmeF, which translates to MHTHDLSAWTHSHTFDGGNRNAERGTRLVMMITAVVMVVEIAAGLWFNSMALLADGWHMSSHALAIGLSAFAYAAARRYASDWRFAFGAWKIEVLAAFASAVFLLCIAALMAAGSVERLFSPQEIHYREAMIVTALGLLVNLGCALILGGHAHGHGHDHGHDHGHHHHGHDHDHGHGHGHHHDINLRAAYVHVLADAATSVLAIVALAGGWWLGWAWLDPVMGLVGAALVGKWAIGLLRQSGTVLLDREMDHPVVEEVREVLAGLDRDGRPGDEGTGVTDLHVWRVGRQHFACIVCLVTHDATLTPLRVRQALSVHEELVHVTVEISRCEGTH; encoded by the coding sequence ATGCATACCCATGACCTGTCCGCATGGACCCACAGCCATACCTTCGACGGTGGCAACCGCAACGCCGAGCGCGGCACGCGCCTGGTGATGATGATCACCGCCGTCGTGATGGTGGTGGAAATCGCCGCCGGCCTCTGGTTCAACTCGATGGCGCTGCTGGCCGACGGCTGGCACATGAGCTCGCACGCGCTGGCCATCGGCCTGTCCGCCTTTGCCTACGCGGCCGCGCGCCGCTACGCCAGCGACTGGCGCTTTGCCTTTGGCGCATGGAAGATCGAAGTGCTGGCCGCCTTTGCCAGTGCCGTGTTCCTGCTCTGCATTGCGGCGCTGATGGCGGCGGGTTCGGTCGAGCGGTTGTTCAGCCCGCAGGAAATTCATTACCGCGAGGCGATGATCGTGACCGCGCTGGGGCTGCTGGTCAACCTCGGCTGCGCGCTGATCCTGGGCGGACATGCTCATGGGCACGGTCATGACCATGGACATGACCACGGGCATCACCATCATGGGCATGACCACGACCATGGCCACGGCCACGGCCACCACCACGACATCAACTTGCGCGCGGCCTACGTCCACGTGCTGGCCGATGCGGCCACCTCGGTGCTGGCCATCGTGGCGCTGGCCGGCGGCTGGTGGCTGGGCTGGGCCTGGCTCGACCCGGTGATGGGCCTGGTGGGCGCGGCGCTGGTCGGCAAGTGGGCGATCGGCCTGCTGCGCCAGAGCGGCACCGTGCTGCTGGACCGCGAGATGGACCACCCGGTGGTCGAAGAAGTGCGCGAGGTGCTGGCCGGGCTAGACCGCGACGGCCGCCCTGGCGACGAAGGCACCGGCGTGACCGACCTGCATGTCTGGCGCGTCGGCCGCCAGCATTTTGCCTGCATCGTCTGCCTGGTCACGCATGACGCCACGCTGACGCCGCTGCGCGTGCGCCAGGCGCTGTCCGTGCATGAGGAGCTGGTGCACGTGACCGTCGAGATCAGCCGCTGCGAGGGCACGCACTGA
- a CDS encoding alpha/beta fold hydrolase gives MFEGFTPHRIDCGDVAIHAVAGGQGPALLLLHGHPQTHAIWHKVAPELARHFTVVAADLRGYGDSGKPAGLPDHANYSKRTMAADQLTLMRALGFERFSVLAHDRGARVAHRLVLDHPQAVTRLVTLDIAPTLAMYAQTSEAFARAYWHWFFLIRPAPFPETLIEADPALYLRQTMGARSAGLAPFTDAAMAEYLRCLNLPGAAHGLCEDYRASATIDLEHDRADLAAGRMVECEMLALWGEQGAVGQCFRPLDEWRKAARRVRGHALPCGHYIAEEMPERLLEEVLPFLRG, from the coding sequence ATGTTCGAAGGATTCACGCCGCACCGGATCGATTGCGGCGACGTTGCCATCCACGCGGTGGCCGGCGGCCAGGGGCCTGCCTTGCTGTTGCTGCATGGCCACCCGCAGACCCATGCGATCTGGCACAAGGTGGCGCCCGAACTGGCGCGGCATTTCACCGTGGTGGCCGCAGACCTGCGCGGCTATGGCGACAGCGGCAAGCCCGCGGGTTTGCCGGACCACGCCAACTACAGCAAGCGCACCATGGCCGCCGACCAGCTCACGCTGATGCGCGCGCTCGGCTTCGAACGGTTCAGCGTGCTGGCGCACGACCGCGGCGCGCGCGTGGCGCACCGGCTGGTGCTCGATCATCCACAGGCGGTGACGCGGCTGGTGACGCTGGATATCGCCCCCACGCTGGCGATGTACGCGCAGACCAGCGAGGCCTTTGCCCGCGCCTACTGGCACTGGTTCTTCCTGATCCGGCCGGCGCCATTCCCGGAAACGCTGATCGAAGCGGATCCCGCGCTCTACCTGCGCCAGACCATGGGTGCCCGCAGCGCCGGGCTGGCGCCGTTCACCGATGCCGCCATGGCCGAGTACCTGCGCTGCCTGAACCTGCCCGGCGCCGCCCACGGGCTGTGCGAGGACTACCGCGCCAGTGCCACCATCGACCTCGAGCATGACCGCGCCGACCTTGCCGCGGGCCGCATGGTCGAGTGCGAGATGCTGGCGCTGTGGGGCGAGCAGGGCGCCGTCGGGCAATGTTTCCGGCCGCTGGACGAATGGCGCAAGGCGGCGCGGCGCGTGCGCGGGCATGCGCTGCCGTGCGGCCACTACATTGCCGAAGAGATGCCGGAGCGCCTGCTGGAGGAAGTGCTGCCGTTCCTGCGCGGCTGA
- the bfr gene encoding bacterioferritin produces MKSDKKAIQMLNGQLRHELTAINQYFLHARMYRHWGLNALGKHEYEESIEEMKHADKLIERILLLDGLPNLQDLDKLLLGENTEEMLGCDLKLEQVSQASCKDAIKYLESIGDYVSREVVVDILEATESHIDWLESQIELIGKVGLQNYVQSAIGEIGD; encoded by the coding sequence ATGAAAAGCGACAAGAAAGCGATTCAGATGCTCAACGGCCAGCTCCGGCATGAGCTGACCGCCATCAACCAGTATTTCCTGCATGCGCGCATGTACCGGCATTGGGGTCTCAATGCTTTGGGCAAGCACGAGTACGAAGAATCGATCGAGGAAATGAAGCATGCCGACAAGCTGATCGAGCGCATCCTGCTGCTCGATGGCTTGCCCAACCTGCAGGACCTCGACAAATTGCTGCTCGGCGAAAACACCGAAGAAATGCTCGGCTGCGACCTGAAGCTGGAACAGGTTTCACAGGCCAGTTGCAAGGATGCGATCAAGTATCTGGAGTCGATCGGCGATTATGTTTCGCGCGAGGTGGTGGTCGATATCCTGGAAGCCACCGAATCGCATATCGACTGGCTCGAGTCGCAAATCGAGCTGATCGGCAAGGTTGGCCTGCAGAACTACGTCCAGTCGGCCATTGGCGAGATCGGCGACTGA